A single Fusobacterium hominis DNA region contains:
- a CDS encoding gluconeogenesis factor YvcK family protein, with the protein MTKKPKVVVIGGGSGISVVLRGLKYLPIDLTAIVSVADDGGSSGALRKEFDSPPPGDLRNVLIALSDVEPIIEDVFQYRFEKGTSLGGHPLGNLLILAMHEITGDIGEAMYRLRKLFNIKAKILPACPEKVVLYGEMEDGEIVEGESKIPTKDKKIKRVFFKRNIKAPELNLKELEDADLIVFGIGSLYTSVLPNLILDGIKQALKKNKGKVVYVCNAMQQPGETLGYTAYDHVKALCDVIGNGIIDEVIVDSRAIPQETLDRYKKYQGGRVIVDKEKIEDLGIRVVDRDILEVDSRGMVRHHPYKLAATLYSLIDKWGDFYV; encoded by the coding sequence ATGACTAAGAAACCAAAAGTAGTTGTTATTGGTGGCGGAAGTGGAATCTCTGTTGTTCTAAGAGGACTAAAATATCTTCCTATAGATCTGACTGCTATAGTTTCTGTAGCTGATGATGGAGGAAGTAGTGGAGCCTTAAGAAAAGAGTTTGACTCACCACCACCAGGAGATTTAAGAAATGTATTGATTGCTTTAAGTGATGTGGAGCCTATAATAGAAGATGTATTTCAATATAGATTTGAAAAAGGGACATCATTAGGAGGACACCCACTAGGAAATCTTTTGATACTTGCAATGCATGAAATTACTGGAGATATTGGAGAAGCTATGTATAGACTAAGAAAGCTTTTTAATATAAAGGCTAAGATTTTACCAGCTTGTCCTGAAAAAGTAGTTTTGTATGGAGAAATGGAAGATGGAGAGATAGTAGAGGGTGAATCTAAGATACCTACAAAGGATAAAAAAATAAAAAGAGTATTTTTTAAAAGAAATATAAAAGCACCAGAACTTAATTTAAAAGAATTAGAAGATGCAGATTTAATAGTTTTTGGAATAGGAAGTTTATATACAAGTGTACTTCCTAATCTGATATTAGATGGAATAAAACAAGCTCTTAAAAAAAATAAAGGTAAAGTAGTATATGTATGTAATGCTATGCAACAACCTGGAGAAACTTTAGGATACACAGCTTATGACCATGTAAAGGCTCTTTGCGACGTTATAGGAAATGGTATTATAGATGAAGTTATAGTTGATTCAAGAGCAATTCCGCAAGAGACTTTAGATCGTTATAAGAAATACCAAGGTGGAAGAGTTATTGTTGACAAGGAAAAAATAGAAGATTTAGGTATAAGAGTTGTAGATAGAGATATATTAGAGGTTGACTCAAGAGGAATGGTAAGACACCATCCGTATAAACTTGCAGCAACTTTATATTCACTAATAGATAAATGGGGTGATTTTTATGTTTAA
- a CDS encoding radical SAM protein: protein MFKHVFGPVPSRRLGISLGVDLVVPKSCNMNCVFCECGATPKLTTQRQRFKDPQEVKDEIKRAIEEVTPDYITFSGSGEPTLSTDIGEIIDWIKANTKSKVCVITNSLLLDDKKVVEEIKNADLVIPTLNSVEDRIFKMINRPGNVNVSKVMEGLENLSSMYGGEVYLETFIIEGLNDSNEHTDKMAQFIKKLRFNKIQLNSLDRQGTEHWVKPASMETLERIKERYHENGIDNVEIVGKMKEHDKKIKMDKELVENMQSKRKYTEEELETIYDVK, encoded by the coding sequence ATGTTTAAACATGTATTTGGACCTGTTCCTTCAAGAAGACTAGGAATTTCTTTAGGGGTAGATCTAGTAGTGCCAAAAAGTTGTAATATGAACTGTGTATTTTGTGAGTGTGGTGCAACACCAAAACTTACAACACAAAGACAAAGATTTAAAGATCCACAAGAAGTTAAAGACGAAATAAAAAGAGCAATTGAAGAAGTGACACCAGATTATATAACTTTTTCAGGAAGTGGAGAGCCAACTTTAAGTACAGATATTGGCGAAATTATAGATTGGATAAAAGCAAATACTAAAAGTAAAGTTTGCGTTATAACTAACTCACTTCTTTTAGATGATAAAAAAGTAGTAGAAGAGATAAAAAATGCTGATCTTGTAATTCCTACTTTAAATAGTGTAGAAGACAGAATATTTAAAATGATAAATAGACCTGGAAATGTAAATGTTTCAAAAGTAATGGAAGGATTGGAAAATTTATCTTCTATGTATGGTGGAGAAGTTTATCTTGAAACTTTCATAATAGAAGGATTAAATGATAGCAATGAGCATACTGATAAAATGGCTCAGTTTATAAAAAAATTAAGATTTAATAAAATTCAATTGAATTCTTTAGATAGACAGGGGACAGAACATTGGGTAAAACCAGCTAGTATGGAAACTTTAGAAAGAATAAAAGAAAGATACCATGAAAATGGAATTGATAATGTTGAAATAGTTGGAAAAATGAAAGAACATGATAAAAAAATTAAGATGGATAAAGAATTAGTTGAAAATAT